A stretch of Oryza brachyantha chromosome 4, ObraRS2, whole genome shotgun sequence DNA encodes these proteins:
- the LOC102705712 gene encoding F-box protein SKIP14 produces the protein MALNYSSCSFNNSFLVNEDCAGMMRGCGCWSEEASPLSSCGVNSLWWDELEFELGLEEEEEFDPVDLLPTDPFGMNLETTFTAAIASCIDDLTVMSSAGRFGDDSSDAVFADLSYYLNQAFVLSPEMQFGGYRGVFEGPLCFGGLSAGENDSSGFVENPSITEDADDSFGFVENPSTSGNAALVCCDAVETGPLQEGGVPHEGMTFALGYLGLRDILSVEMVCKTLHLAVRNEPLLWKSIHIEEKLCERISDAGLLHLTRKCPDTLQCLSIANCVKITDQGLKAVLESNPRLTKLNILGCPRLTLDGIISNLKSFNTKAVVGIKHLRVGTLFSLQKEQYEELLSLLSTDKMQEVHSRGPRFLHANRFLSDCNDGYALDIEMCPICQNYKLVYDCPDEGCDDRKSGNCKGCTVCILRCYKCGRCVDKLAFKESFCLDWVCPTCLENKDSFPPMK, from the exons ATGGCGCTGAATTATTCGTCATGCTCTTTCAACAACTCGTTCCTGGTGAACGAGGACTGCGCTGGCATGATGCGCGGGTGTGGGTGCTGGTCGGAGGAAGCCTCGCCGCTGTCCTCCTGTGGTGTGAACTCTCTGTGGTGGGATGAACTGGAGTTTGAGCTGgggctggaggaggaagaggagttCGACCCTGTGGATCTCTTGCCTACCGACCCCTTTGGCATGAACCTGGAGACCACGTTCACCGCAGCGATCGCCAGTTGCATTGACGACCTCACAGTCATGTCCAGCGCTGGGCGTTTTGGAGACGACAGCAGTGATGCTGTTTTTGCCGACCTGAGTTATTACTTGAATCAGGCTTTTGTTCTATCGCCAGAGATGCAGTTTGGTGGCTATCGGGGTGTTTTTGAGGGCCCCTTGTGCTTCGGAGGCCTTTCTGCTGGTGAAAATGATTCTTCTGGGTTCGTGGAGAACCCTTCTATCACAGAAGATGCTGATGATTCTTTTGGGTTCGTGGAGAACCCATCTACCTCTGGAAATGCTGCATTGGTGTGCTGCGATGCAGTTGAAACTGGCCCTCTCCAGGAGGGAGGTGTTCCACATGAAGGAATGACTTTTGCTCTTGGCTATCTTGGCCTTCGTGACATCCTCTCTGTTGAGATGGTGTGCAAGACATTGCATCTGGCTGTCAGAAATGAGCCCTTACTGTGGAAGTCCATCCACATTGAAGAGAAATTATGCGAGAGAATTTCTGATGCTGGTCTTCTACACCTGACACGAAAGTGCCCAGATACTTTGCAGTGTCTAAGTATTGCGAACTGTGTAAAAATCACAGATCAGGGGCTGAAGGCCGTGTTAGAAAGTAATCCAAGATTAACAAAG TTGAACATTTTGGGCTGCCCACGGTTAACTTTAGATGGTATAATTTCCAACCTCAAGTCATTTAATACGAAAGCAGTTGTTGGTATTAAGCACCTCAGAGTTGGAACACTCTTCAGTTTACAAAAGGAGCAATATGAAGAGTTATTATCCTTGTTGAGCACGGACAAGATGCAGGAGGTGCATAGCCGGGGGCCAAGATTCTTGCATGCTAATCGGTTTTTATCAGATTGCAATGATGGATATGCTCTTGATATTGAGATGTGCCCTATTTGTCAGAACTACAAACTTGTTTATGATTGCCCAGATGAAGGATGTGATGACAGAAAATCTGGTAATTGCAAAGGTTGTACTGTTTGCATCCTGAGATGTTACAAGTGTGGGAGGTGTGTAGACAAGTTAGCATTCAAGGAGTCATTTTGTCTGGACTGGGTTTGCCCTACTTGTCTAGAGAATAAGGATTCATTTCCCCCGATGAAATAG